In one Lycorma delicatula isolate Av1 chromosome 5, ASM4794821v1, whole genome shotgun sequence genomic region, the following are encoded:
- the LOC142324490 gene encoding uncharacterized protein LOC142324490, translating into MKFNPDGFITTNAVLLSIVFFTIASAYSSILPKFKEERKAGSTEEEEGLGFKSRIRGFGLDHTNFWLGKARFRRSVLGASGRIMPILGSDIARYDTIIPFNYPKISEDRVIDLVAKVPAYASPMHRVSGFRPRIKGFEPKLTIFQPKIAGSESKLFNNRHTLLEILPFAEGISLLPEIIPEIIPEVIPEVIPEIAPEIAPEIIPEMAPAIIPEITPEIAPEITPEITPSQITPDKITPDKITPDKITPDKITPGEPPNVIYLPFKP; encoded by the exons ATGAAGTTCAACCCAGACGGCTTTATTACTACAAATGCTGTTCTTTTATCGATTGTATTCTTCACCATAGCTTCGGCTTATTCATCAATATTACCAAAATTTAAAG aggaacGAAAAGCAGGATCTACTGAAGAAGAAGAAGGTCTTGGTTTTAAATCGAGAATACGAGGCTTTGGGTTGGATCATACTAATTTTTGGCTTGGGAAGGCTCGTTTTAGGCGTAGCGTTCTTGGAGCGAGTGGTAGAATAATGCCAATTTTAGGATCAGACATAGCTCGGTATGACACTATTATCCCTTTTAATTACCCAAAAATATCTGAAGATCGTGTAATTGATTTGGTAGCTAAAGTACCTGCTTATGCTTCACCAATGCATAGAGTGTCTGGTTTTCGTCCAAGAATCAAAGGCTTTGAGCCAAAATTAACTATATTTCAACCTAAAATCGCTGGTTCtgaatctaaattatttaataatagacatACATTACTCGAAATTCTCCCATTTGCCGAAGGAATCTCATTACTACCTGAAATTATTCCTGAAATTATTCCTGAAGTTATTCCTGAAGTTATTCCTGAAATTGCTCCTGAAATTGCTCCTGAAATTATCCCTGAAATGGCTCCTGCAATTATTCCTGAAATTACACCTGAAATTGCACCCGAAATTACACCAGAAATTACACCTTCTCAAATTACACCTGATAAAATTACACCTGATAAAATTACACCAGATAAAATTACACCTGATAAAATTACACCTGGAGAACCACCAAACGTAATTTACTTGCCTTTTAAGCCCTAA